One Nocardioides oleivorans DNA segment encodes these proteins:
- a CDS encoding DMT family transporter, translating into MTTTASPETAPTTAPPAWLPAAAGAVTLVMWASAFVVIRHVAHDVSPGALGSGRLLVAALVVLPLVLRRGWVRPTGREWLLLALGGVGWFGVYNLALNAGERHVDAGTAAMIIQIGPVIVALLAVPLFGEVLHRWLVAGMLVGFAGVAVIARGSSTDAGASLLGVVLVLVAAAMYAVGVLTQKVLLRRIPSVQVVLVSFLMGAVTCLPFSGDLPGIVADGGPELWWIVYLGVFPTAIAFTTWAFALTHTDAGALSLTTFLVPLIATLIAWLTIDEVPPSLTFVGGALAIAGVLMTRRRPKAVPAA; encoded by the coding sequence GTGACGACGACCGCCTCCCCCGAGACCGCTCCCACTACCGCCCCGCCCGCCTGGCTGCCCGCCGCAGCCGGGGCGGTGACGCTCGTGATGTGGGCCTCGGCGTTCGTGGTCATCCGCCACGTGGCGCACGACGTCAGCCCGGGAGCCCTCGGCTCCGGACGGCTCCTCGTCGCCGCGCTGGTGGTGCTGCCGCTGGTGCTGCGCCGCGGCTGGGTCCGCCCGACGGGCCGTGAGTGGCTGCTGCTCGCGCTGGGCGGTGTCGGGTGGTTCGGCGTCTACAACCTGGCCCTCAACGCCGGCGAGCGGCACGTCGACGCCGGCACCGCCGCGATGATCATCCAGATCGGCCCCGTGATCGTGGCGCTGCTCGCGGTCCCGCTCTTCGGCGAGGTGCTGCACCGCTGGCTGGTCGCGGGCATGCTCGTCGGCTTCGCCGGGGTGGCGGTGATCGCCCGCGGGTCCTCGACCGACGCCGGCGCGAGCCTGCTCGGGGTGGTGCTCGTCCTCGTCGCCGCGGCGATGTACGCCGTCGGCGTGCTGACCCAGAAGGTCCTGCTGCGCCGCATCCCGTCCGTCCAGGTGGTGCTGGTCTCGTTCCTGATGGGCGCGGTGACCTGCCTGCCGTTCTCGGGAGACCTCCCCGGCATCGTGGCCGACGGTGGCCCGGAGCTCTGGTGGATCGTCTACCTCGGCGTCTTCCCGACCGCGATCGCCTTCACCACGTGGGCGTTCGCGCTCACCCACACCGACGCGGGAGCGCTGTCGCTGACGACCTTCCTGGTCCCGCTGATCGCGACGCTGATCGCGTGGCTCACGATCGACGAGGTGCCGCCGTCGCTGACGTTCGTCGGCGGCGCGCTGGCGATCGCCGGGGTGCTGATGACCCGTCGCAGGCCGAAGGCCGTGCCCGCGGCCTGA